Genomic window (Leptotrichia sp. oral taxon 212):
ATCTCCTGAAGCATTTCCCCACAGTTCGGCAGTTATATAGGAGTCCGCCTTTACATCCTTTACAACTTCCCGCCATTCATGCCAGAATTTCTGATTTTCCAGACAGTTAGGCACATCAAGCCTCCATCCGTCTATCCCGTCATCATCCTGCCAGTTAGCTGAAACTCTTCCGTCAGGCCCATACATCCATTTTCTCGTAATATTGAAAATATATTCCTTATACTGTTCATTGAACGTGTTGAATTCAGGCAGCGAATTAAAACCTGCCCATGCATTGTAAATTACCCTGTTTTTATTCGCACTTACAGTCAGGTAGGCATCCTCATCGGAAAAATGTTCCTCCACCGGAACATGTTCCTTAAAATCCGTAAACTTGTACCAGTCCTTATATTCGGATTTTTCACCATCAGCCATCACCATATTAAACGTCCAGTGCCTGTCACTGCTATGGTTAAACACTCCGTCAAATATGACTCTTATTCCGTTCTTATGAAATTCCTTTATTAAGTCAGCCATAATAAGATCTGATTCTGTCCATACCCATGTAGCGAGATTTTCTGTTTCTCCGTATCCATTTTTCCCTTTATTTTCACCCTTCAGGTTTACTTCCAATAATTTCAGTTCACTGTTATTGACTGCATTTTTTCCAAGAACATCAATGTATGACTTATTTCCATATCCGTTGTTTTCAGATATTTCAACTCCATGTTTTTTCCCACTTGTTCTTATAGTACCAAAATCCGGTGAAATATGCCTGAAATCATCAGCTCCATATTTATGGTTCTGATAGGAAAAAAACACAGGATTCAGCCATACTGCATTTATTCCCAGTTCCTTCATGTAAGGAATCTTTTCCTTAATTCCTTTCAGATCTCCACCATACATTCTGGCGTATTTCAAACTGTAATTTATATTCTTTTCCTTTTCTTTCTCCCATGAAACCTGGTGTCCAAAATCAGAAGTCCATCTGTTTCTGTCAAACTGCTCCTCATTTTCATTTTTAGACCATTTATATTTCTCTATAAAGTTCTGCTCATGAAGTTCGTTTACTTTAAATGCTTCCGGTCCAAATTCATTAAAAATCGGGTCATTATAGTTATTTCCGTTATAAAATCTGTCAGGAAATATATTGTACCAGACTGCCTCCTTGGACCAGTTTGGTATTTTAAATATCTGAATATCTTCTGATGTTGTTTTTATAGAGAGCCTTTTCGGTTTCTTGTCAAATGTCAGATCTTTTCCATCAAAATACGCCTTAACTCCTCCATCTTCCAGAACAAAGAAATAAAGAAGCTTTTCGACTTCCTTTCCAAAGTCGATTATTCTTCCAAAATAATCAAATCCATTTGTCCTGTCCCTGAATCTTTCAAGTTCATAAATCATTTCATAATTGTCTTCCTCATTCAGAACTACACTTATATAAGCTCTTTCGATATCATTCATCTGTGTTCTTATTTTAAACTCATATTCCCTGTCTGAAAGCTTATTAAAATATTTCAGGCTTTCGTAATTATGAATTATTGCCTTAAGATTAGTCTTCCTGTCTATAGCTTCAAAGACAAATTTTCCTGTTCCAATATCTCCCTGCGGAAACAGCGCTCCATTTTCTCCGATTATAAGTTTCAGATTTTCATTTTTTGGATACCATTCGTTGTCAATGAAATATTTATATTCATAAGTTCCTTCAGATAGCGCCAATTCAACCTCATAAAGTGTACCTTCTATATGATGAATAGGCTCACTGTCTCCGGTCCATCCGTTAAAAACACCGGATATTTTCATTTCATCAGCTTTTTCCAGATTAAAATCCTTTATATCAAGTATCATTCTATAAAATTTTGTTTTTGAAAATAAAATTTTATTTTTTTCAGAATCATAAGTTACCAGTATGTCCAGTCCCTTCTGAAATCCCGTTATTGGTTTTGGAATTACATTTTCCTCTGTTTTTGCTTCAAAATCAGTTGCGAAAGGAGCAGTATGATTATAAGTAACTCCCTGCAGACTTCCATTTTCATCTTCCACTGAAAAAGAATAGCTTCCTGATTCTATATTTGACCATTTGCAGACATACAGTCCGTCATTTCTTTGTTTAAAATCTATTTTTTTATATAACTCATTGTTTCTAAATATTAACAGTATGTTTTTCATTTCTCTCCCAATTCCTTTATTACACTTCTTATCCTCTAATTTTCAGATAAGAAAATCTATATTTCAAAAAATACTTTATACGCCCTGTATGTTTCATACAAGTCAGCCTTGGAGGATATTTCAAACAGCGAATGCATTGATAAAAGCGCCGGCCCTGCATCTATTGTTCTTATTCCATAATAGGCAAGAAATTTTGCAACAGTTCCTCCTCCACCTTCATCAACTTTTCCAAATCCTCCAAATTGATATTTTATATCATTCTTATTAAATATCCGCCTTATTTCATGAATAAATTCAGCATCTGCATCGTTTGCGGCTACCTTTCCCCTGCTTCCTGTATATTTTGCAAATGCCAGTCCGTAGGAAAGTCTTGCAACGTTTTCAGGATCATGAACACTTTTAAATACAGGATTCATTGCCGCTGTGACATCTGATGACAACGCCTTTGAATTCCATAGAGTTTCCCTCAGAATCTGATCATTATAA
Coding sequences:
- a CDS encoding alpha-amylase family glycosyl hydrolase — its product is MKNILLIFRNNELYKKIDFKQRNDGLYVCKWSNIESGSYSFSVEDENGSLQGVTYNHTAPFATDFEAKTEENVIPKPITGFQKGLDILVTYDSEKNKILFSKTKFYRMILDIKDFNLEKADEMKISGVFNGWTGDSEPIHHIEGTLYEVELALSEGTYEYKYFIDNEWYPKNENLKLIIGENGALFPQGDIGTGKFVFEAIDRKTNLKAIIHNYESLKYFNKLSDREYEFKIRTQMNDIERAYISVVLNEEDNYEMIYELERFRDRTNGFDYFGRIIDFGKEVEKLLYFFVLEDGGVKAYFDGKDLTFDKKPKRLSIKTTSEDIQIFKIPNWSKEAVWYNIFPDRFYNGNNYNDPIFNEFGPEAFKVNELHEQNFIEKYKWSKNENEEQFDRNRWTSDFGHQVSWEKEKEKNINYSLKYARMYGGDLKGIKEKIPYMKELGINAVWLNPVFFSYQNHKYGADDFRHISPDFGTIRTSGKKHGVEISENNGYGNKSYIDVLGKNAVNNSELKLLEVNLKGENKGKNGYGETENLATWVWTESDLIMADLIKEFHKNGIRVIFDGVFNHSSDRHWTFNMVMADGEKSEYKDWYKFTDFKEHVPVEEHFSDEDAYLTVSANKNRVIYNAWAGFNSLPEFNTFNEQYKEYIFNITRKWMYGPDGRVSANWQDDDGIDGWRLDVPNCLENQKFWHEWREVVKDVKADSYITAELWGNASGDINDGNKFDTVMNYEWLKTVIGYFINQGKEGGDTYKLKAQDFFNELREKRTWYPFQALQASQNLNGSHDTDRLYSRIVNDKVGRNLEEGKQLEKGYNGIRPDLASNYHPNTTIDWISSNIKPKDILKLISIFQMTYIGAPMLFYGDEVGMWGATDPYCRKPMLWDEFIYDMEKNPSKINRNEEYEQYLDKDLFQWYKKLIKIRKENRVLVYGKFKELLADNENDVIAYERSNEGRSIITVINNSSKDVQNIEFITGHPNEKYLDMIKGNIVKIDGKGKIKLSLKAKQGMILKRWVNEKVPDNVRMFRY